From the genome of Myripristis murdjan chromosome 22, fMyrMur1.1, whole genome shotgun sequence, one region includes:
- the sdsl gene encoding serine dehydratase-like produces the protein MPEHFHLNTPLLESTSMSKLVGTSVYLKMESSQPSGSFKIRGIGHLCQQVARQSKGVVCSSGGNAGMAAAYVARKMGLPATIVIPSSSPPLVVQRLQDQGATVKIAGKVWDDANAEALRLTETEGLTYVPPFDHPLLWEGHASVITEVAACLGPSVKPGAVLVSVGGGGLLCGVVQGLKQVGWADVPIVAMETVGADCFNAALKAGKVVTLDDITSEAKCLGAKTVCRKAFEYSQSSDVTIISELVTDQQAFHAVQTFLDEERVLVEMACGAALAAIYSGVIRRLQDEGRLPAPLGPLLVIVCGGSSINMEQLTNLRHKLYT, from the exons ATGCCGGAGCATTTCCACCTGAACACTCCGCTGCTGGAGAGCACCAGCATGTCCAAACTGGTTGGCACCAGCGTCTACCTGAAGATGGAGAGCTCCCAGCCCTCCGGCTCCTTCAAGATCCGTGGCATCGGACACCTCTGCCAGCAG GTTGCCAGACAGTCTAAAGGAGTTGTCTGCTCTTCAG GTGGTAATGCAGGTATGGCTGCAGCCTATGTGGCCAGGAAAATGGGTTTGCCAGCCACCATAGTcattccctcctcttctcctccgcTGGTGGTCCAGAGACTTCAGGATCAAGGAGCCACTGTCAAGATAGCAGGCAAG GTATGGGACGATGCCAACGCAGAGGCTCTCAGACTGACAGAGACTGAAGGACTAACCTATGTTCCCCCATTTGACCACCCCCTGctgtg ggaggGCCATGCCAGTGTGATAACGGAGGTTGCGGCCTGCCTGGGCCCGTCTGTGAAGCCTGGAGCGGTGCTGGTGTCtgtggggggaggagggctCCTCTGCGGGGTCGTCCAGGGCCTGAAGCAGGTGGGCTGGGCCGACGTACCcattgttgccatggagaccgTGGGGGCCGACTGTTTCAATGCCGCGTTGAAGGCGGGGAAGGTGGTCACCTTGGATGACATCACCAG TGAAGCTAAGTGCCTTGGAGCAAAGACAGTGTGCAGGAAAGCGTTTGAATACAGCCAGTCCAGCGATGTGACCATCATATCTGAACTGGTCACTGACCAGCAAGCTTTCCATGCCGTCCAGACATTCCTAG ATGAGGAGCGTGTGCTGGTGGAGATGGCGTGTGGAGCAGCACTAGCAGCCATCTACAGTGGAGTGATACGCAGACTGCAGGACGAAG GTCGTCTGCCAGCTCCCTTGGGCCCCCTGCTGGTGATCGTGTgtggtggcagcagcatcaACATGGAACAGCTCACCAACCTTAGACACAAACTGTACACTTAA